From the Carya illinoinensis cultivar Pawnee chromosome 4, C.illinoinensisPawnee_v1, whole genome shotgun sequence genome, one window contains:
- the LOC122308512 gene encoding glucuronokinase 1-like encodes MGTQSTFPVSISNAIEHKAYARVGLLGNPSDVYYGRTISFTFGNFWASVQLQPSDELVIKPHPTHDLVQFRCLDHLVNRLNNEGYYGGVRLLMAICKVFYNYCKENEIDICGKNFTLSYDTNIPRQTGLSGSSAIVCAALSCLLDFYKVRHLIKVEVRPNLVLAAEQELGIVAGLQDRVAQVYGGLVYMDFSKEYMDDLGHGIYKPMDISLLPPLYLIYAENPSDSGKVHSTVHQRWLNGDEFIVSSMLEVANVAKEGRTALLEKDHSKLAKLMNSNFDLRRSMFGDDALGDLNIKMVEVARKVGAASKFTGSGGAVIAFCPDGPSQVKLLEDECQKAGFIVVPVEVVSSCLNADELQTLKKLRVLKSGAPPHISLP; translated from the exons ATGGGTACGCAAAGTACTTTTCCGGTTTCCATTTCGAATGCGATCGAGCACAAGGCCTATGCGAGGGTGGGACTGCTCGGAAACCCCAGCGACGTCTACTATGGCCGTACTATCTCCTTCACGTTCGGCAACTTCTGGGCCTCAGTTCAATTGCAGCCTTCCGATGAGCTCGTCATAAAGCCCCACCCAACCCACGATCTCGTCCAGTTCCGCTGCCTCGATCACCTG GTTAATCGGTTGAATAATGAAGGTTATTATGGAGGTGTACGATTGCTTATGGCGATTTGTaaagttttctataattattgCAAAGAGAACGAGATTGatatttgtgggaaaaatttCACTCTTTCGTATGACACCAATATCCCTCGCCAG ACAGGACTTTCAGGTTCAAGTGCTATTGTATGTGCCGCCCTAAGCTGCCTTCTTGACTTCTACAAAGTTAGGCATCTGATTAAGGTGGAGGTCAGGCCTAATCTTGTCCTTGCTGCCGAGCAGGAACTTGGAATTGTCGCCGGTCTCCAAGACCGGGTGGCACAGGTTTATGGGGGTCTTGTTTACATG GACTTTAGCAAGGAATACATGGATGACTTAGGGCATGGCATCTATAAACCCATGGATATTAGTCTTCTCCCTCCTCTTTATCTTATCTATGCTGAGAATCCTAGTGATTCAGGGAAG GTTCATAGCACTGTACACCAAAGGTGGCTCAACGGCGATGAGTTTATAGTATCATCAATGCTAGAAGTTGCAAATGTAGCAAAAGAAGGAAGAACAGCATTACTTGAGAAGGACCATTCCAAACTTGCAAAACTCATGAATTCTAATTTTGATCTCCGAAG GAGCATGTTTGGTGATGATGCCCTTGGcgatttaaatataaaaatggtggagGTGGCACGAAAGGTGGGtgctgcatcaaaatttacaggTAGTGGTGGAGCTGTAATTGCATTTTGCCCAGACGGGCCTTCACAAGTGAAGCTTCTGGAGGATGAATGCCAGAAAGCTGGTTTTATTGTCGTACCAGTGGAAGTTGTTTCATCTTGTCTAAATGCTGATGAGCTTCAAACCCTAAAAAAGCTAAGAGTGTTGAAATCAGGGGCTCCTCCCCACATCTCCCTCCCATAA
- the LOC122306688 gene encoding uncharacterized protein LOC122306688, which translates to MESATTCWEADEGWELHNDDGFVYKRKKSRGDPLAAEQPATSTDPQAEERNRKERKRRTLLKLKARYQREIDQWELLSNSLRATEEKAGHSQRIQKQQTERDGLAQTAALGASSQYLPEFVDGLLVDELLLQVEAQEAIIGDISNLCDVAEAMCNAQEELLKQSLIDLPIWASPHELIASLCDD; encoded by the exons ATGGAGTCGGCGACAACCTGTTGGGAAGCCGACGAGGGGTGGGAACTTCATAACGATGATGGCTTCGTCTACAAGCGCAAGAAGAGCCGCGGAGACCCTCTGGCGGCCGAACAACCCGCAACGAGCACGGATCCCCAGGCGGAGGAGAGGAACCGGAAGGAGCGGAAGAGGAGGACACTGCTGAAGCTGAAAGCCCGGTACCAGAGAGAGATCGACCAGTGGGAGCTTTTGTCGAACAGCTTGCGTGCAACGGAGGAGAAAGCCGGTCACAGCCAACGTATACAGAAACAACAAACAGAACGCGATGGACTAGCTCAAACGGCGGCGCTCGGTGCTTCGTCTCAGTATTTGCCGGAGTTTGTTGATGGGTTACTCGTGGATGAGCTTCTCTTGCAG GTGGAAGCCCAGGAAGCGATAATAGGGGATATTTCAAATTTATGCGATGTAGCAGAAGCTATGTGCAATGCACAGGAGGAGCTATTGAAACAATCTTTAATCGATCTTCCAATATGGGCTTCACCGCATGAGCTCATCGCATCACTTTGTGATGATTGA
- the LOC122307182 gene encoding uncharacterized protein LOC122307182, which translates to MGKSLTLTYVSSLLFRPRSMITSSTRVISLSLPKPIDNTLFSLSPSSLFFSTTSTQFPLQYDMIINRPTQSQPRHTPARVRKSNPDYSPEFDSPEKPVSEQGFEDWVDEKLLSESTTNRPSSEKLEMDKSMRKYYNKRRKRMYGSDSDSDSKRHEEGFVELKPEVVEFNRLHEREEELYFYDTFAYPWEKEKHYKMVYQLEKKYFPDHCLDKAFLEPGESNANNAKGKVKKKVGVKSGEKNGGDGGEGGDSKKLVFFDEEGEQKGREEIAKKDASKDVTEKKVEEFFKCLNKVPKKNGEVVNGEPYLVTRSMELPPRWDSPCGTVILVNKPKGWTSFTVCGKLRRLVKVKKVGHAGTLDPMATGLLIVCVGKATKLVERYQGMIKGYSGVFRLGEATSTWDADSPVIQRELWEHIKDEEIKKTAASFCGEIWQVPPMFSAIKVGGEKMYEKARRGESIELSPRRISIFRFDIERSLDDRQNLIFRVTCSKGTYIRSLCADFGKALGSCAHLTALRRDSIGEYSADDAWDFKELEESITKSYF; encoded by the exons ATGGGCAAGTCTCTCACCCTAACTTACGTATCCTCCCTTCTCTTCCGTCCCAGATCCATGATTACTTCCTCGACGCGagtaatctctctctcactaccGAAACCTATTGACAATACCCTCTTTTCGCTATCTCCCTCTTCGCTTTTTTTCTCCACCACGTCCACCCAATTTCCTCTTCAGTACGATATGATCATCAACCGCCCAACTCAGTCCCAACCTCGCCACACCCCCGCCCGCGTACGCAAGTCAAACCCAGACTACTCACCCGAGTTTGATTCACCAGAGAAACCCGTTTCGGAACAAGGCTTCGAGGACTGGGTGGATGAAAAGCTGTTATCAGAGAGCACAACAAACCGACCCAGTTCGGAAAAATTGGAAATGGACAAGTCTATGAGGAAGTACTACAataagaggaggaagaggatgTATGGGTCGGATTCGGATTCCGATAGTAAGCGGCACGAGGAGGGGTTTGTGGAACTGAAGCCTGAGGTGGTGGAGTTTAATAGATTGCATGAGAGAGAGGAGGAGTTGTATTTTTACGATACTTTTGCTTATCCATGGGAGAAGGAGAAGCATTACAAGATGGTCTATCAGTTGGAGAAGAAGTATTTTCCTGATCATTGCCTCGACAAGGCATTTCTTGAACCCGGCGAATCGAATGCAAATAATGCGAAGGGGAAGGTAAAAAAGAAAGTTGGTGTTAAGAGTGGGGAGAAGAACGGTGGGGATGGCGGCGAGGGAGGGGATAGTAAGAAGTTGGTTTTCTTTGACGAAGAAGGAGAACAAAAGGGTAGGGAGGAAATAGCAAAGAAGGATGCGAGTAAGGATGTCACGGAGAAGAAGGTAGAGGAGTTCTTTAAGTGTTTGAATAAAGTTCCCAAAAAGAATGGTGAAGTCGTGAATGGGGAGCCATACCTTGTGACGAGGAGTATGGAGCTTCCGCCAAGATGGGATAGTCCGTGCGGCACGGTGATTTTAGTGAACAAACCCAAAG GATGGACCTCATTTACAGTTTGTGGAAAGCTACGTCGCCTAGTTAAAGTGAAGAAG GTAGGGCATGCTGGAACCCTTGATCCAATGGCAACTGGTTTATTAATTGTATGTGTTGGTAAAGCCACTAAGTTGGTAGAAAG ATATCAAGGTATGATTAAGGGCTATAGTGGGGTTTTCCGACTAGGAGAGGCCACTTCAACTTGGGATGCTGATTCACCG GTCATTCAGCGGGAGCTTTGGGAGCATATCAAAGATGAGGAGATAAAGAAAACTGCTGCCTCCTTTTGTGGGGAAATTTGGCAAGTTCCCCCGATGTTCTCTGCTATCAAA GTTGGAGGAGAAAAGATGTATGAGAAAGCAAGAAGAGGAGAAAGCATTGAACTTTCACCTAGAAGGATTTCAATTTTCCGGTTTGATATTGAGCGTAGCTTAGATGACAG GCAAAATCTGATTTTCCGGGTGACATGCTCCAAAGGTACATACATACGTTCACTATGTGCAGATTTTGGGAAGGCTCTTGGCAG TTGTGCTCATTTAACTGCTCTTCGAAGGGATTCAATTG GCGAATATTCAGCAGATGATGCATGGGACTTCAAAGAGCTGGAAGAGTCGATTACCAAAAGTTATTTCTAA
- the LOC122307183 gene encoding uncharacterized protein LOC122307183 isoform X2, with protein MTTSEEKSSNKEGNNLLAAPTFTELVNGRFKCVETGHEVLAKDMESYSPSKRCRLGLIDVAMSQNKPPLNMFKQDPLSRSKLICKLTGDTINKCEEHIWKHINGKRFLNKLEDKEAEKLTSDGNSVEKSGQKPQKAAKPATDGIMKKKKKKKKKEKDKGIDEIISAVRNLSDESTDSEEADFWMPLVGEHCNFDDGGVRWCCRSELGQEIDEVNGMVQKECPLKLDLAVLPQGRKGARRI; from the exons ATGACGACGAGTGAAGAGAAGTCATCGAACAAGGAAGGGAACAACCTGCTGGCCGCACCGACCTTCACAGAGCTCGTGAATGGCCGCTTCAAGTGTGTGGAGACTGGTCACGAAGTGCTCGCCAAAGACATGGAATCCTACTCTCCGTCCAAACGGTGTCGTTTGGGTCTCATCGACGTCGCTATGTCCCAAAACAAACCTCCACTCAACATGTTCAAGCAAGATCCTCTTTCCCG TTCAAAGTTGATATGTAAGCTGACGGGAGACACCATAAATAAGTGCGAGGAACATATATGGAAGCACATCAATGGCAAACGATTCCTTAACAAATTAG AGGATAAGGAAGCAGAAAAGTTAACCTCAGATGGAAATTCAGTAGAGAAGAGTGGGCAGAAGCCCCAAAAAGCAGCAAAACCGGCCACGGATGGtataatgaagaagaagaagaagaagaagaagaaggaaaaagacaaAGGAATTGATGAGATTATCTCTGCAGTCAGGAATTTGTCTGATGAGAGCACTGATTCAGAAGAAGCTGATTTCTGGATGCCTCTTGTGGGAGAACACTGCAATTTTGATGATGGAGGAGTTCGATGGTGTTGCCGTTCAGAGTTGGGGCAGGAAATCGATGAAGTTAATGGAATGG TACAAAAAGAATGTCCATTGAAATTGGACCTAGCAGTTTTGCCTCAAGGAAGAAAAGGTGCAAGAAGAATCTGA
- the LOC122307183 gene encoding uncharacterized protein LOC122307183 isoform X1, whose translation MTTSEEKSSNKEGNNLLAAPTFTELVNGRFKCVETGHEVLAKDMESYSPSKRCRLGLIDVAMSQNKPPLNMFKQDPLSRSKLICKLTGDTINKCEEHIWKHINGKRFLNKLEDKEAEKLTSDGNSVEKSGQKPQKAAKPATDGIMKKKKKKKKKEKDKGIDEIISAVRNLSDESTDSEEADFWMPLVGEHCNFDDGGVRWCCRSELGQEIDEVNGMAEEGGKETEELSMRTKRMSIEIGPSSFASRKKRCKKNLTN comes from the exons ATGACGACGAGTGAAGAGAAGTCATCGAACAAGGAAGGGAACAACCTGCTGGCCGCACCGACCTTCACAGAGCTCGTGAATGGCCGCTTCAAGTGTGTGGAGACTGGTCACGAAGTGCTCGCCAAAGACATGGAATCCTACTCTCCGTCCAAACGGTGTCGTTTGGGTCTCATCGACGTCGCTATGTCCCAAAACAAACCTCCACTCAACATGTTCAAGCAAGATCCTCTTTCCCG TTCAAAGTTGATATGTAAGCTGACGGGAGACACCATAAATAAGTGCGAGGAACATATATGGAAGCACATCAATGGCAAACGATTCCTTAACAAATTAG AGGATAAGGAAGCAGAAAAGTTAACCTCAGATGGAAATTCAGTAGAGAAGAGTGGGCAGAAGCCCCAAAAAGCAGCAAAACCGGCCACGGATGGtataatgaagaagaagaagaagaagaagaagaaggaaaaagacaaAGGAATTGATGAGATTATCTCTGCAGTCAGGAATTTGTCTGATGAGAGCACTGATTCAGAAGAAGCTGATTTCTGGATGCCTCTTGTGGGAGAACACTGCAATTTTGATGATGGAGGAGTTCGATGGTGTTGCCGTTCAGAGTTGGGGCAGGAAATCGATGAAGTTAATGGAATGG CTGAAGAAGGTGGCAAGGAGACAGAAGAGCTCTCTATGCG TACAAAAAGAATGTCCATTGAAATTGGACCTAGCAGTTTTGCCTCAAGGAAGAAAAGGTGCAAGAAGAATCTGACAAATTAA
- the LOC122307564 gene encoding uncharacterized protein LOC122307564: MSRSFNFSVLAGEIKTTVVTDELALEESLRSLLSKTYGKTDLLMERQTCQKKITGKLHGRARRGNVGRDLERVVALDMEESFCSASYGTVKERVVARRGNVGRDLERVVALDIETSFCSASYGMVKERVVVLILGVDNDCLIIHLTHFEKVPTSLSKFLDLSDITFVGVSIKSNLADLQRDYGIQCRNGVDLGVFAAAVRASPGISAYPLPYLFKCIVPLISNDTYSTNTFSNNAFCKPADVAFSEWGTSMLSEKQIEHASLVVHMTFKIVEQLWPAYA; encoded by the coding sequence ATGTCCAGGTCTTTTAATTTTAGTGTCCTTGCAGGTGAGATCAAAACGACTGTTGTAACGGATGAGCTGGCGCTGGAAGAGAGCCTTAGATCACTCTTGTCTAAGACTTATGGAAAGACAGACTTACTAATGGAAAGACAGacttgccaaaaaaaaattactggaAAGCTGCATGGGAGAGCCCGGAGAGGTAATGTAGGAAGAGACCTTGAGAGAGTTGTGGCTTTAGATATGGAGGAGTCATTCTGCTCAGCTAGTTACGGAACGGTGAAGGAAAGAGTTGTAGCCCGGAGAGGTAATGTAGGAAGAGACCTTGAGAGAGTTGTGGCTTTAGATATAGAGACGTCATTCTGCTCAGCTAGTTACGGAATGGTCAAGGAAAGAGTTGTAGTGTTGATACTAGGTGTAGATAATGATTGCCTTATTATACACCTTACACACTTCGAGAAAGTACCCACTTCCCTTTCCAAGTTTCTCGATCTTTCGGATATAACATTTGTTGGTGTCAGCATCAAAAGCAACCTGGCTGATCTTCAACGAGATTATGGGATTCAATGCAGGAATGGGGTTGATCTGGGAGTCTTTGCTGCTGCTGTTCGAGCTTCGCCGGGCATAAGTGCATATCCTTTGCCGTATCTGTTCAAGTGTATTGTTCCTCTAATTTCGAACGATACTTATTCGACCAATACTTTTTCGAACAATGCTTTTTGTAAACCTGCTGATGTAGCTTTTAGTGAGTGGGGTACAAGTATGCTAAGTGAGAAACAAATCGAGCATGCTAGTTTAGTAGTCCATATGACCTTTAAGATTGTGGAACAATTATGGCCCGCATATGCTTGA
- the LOC122307565 gene encoding ras-related protein RABB1b, with translation MSYDYLFKYIIIGDTGVGKSCLLLQFTDKRFQPVHDLTIGVEFGARMVTIDGRPIKLQIWDTAGQESFRSITRSYYRGAAGALLVYDITRRETFNHLASWLEDARQHANPNMTIMLIGNKSDLSHRRAVSKEEGEQFAKENGLLFLEASARTAQNVEEAFIKTAAKILQNIQEGVFDVSNESSGIKVGYGRPQGPSGARDGTITQTGGCCS, from the exons ATGTCTTACGACTACCTCTTCAAGTACATCATCATCGGCGACACAG GTGTAGGGAAATCATGCCTGCTCTTGCAATTCACGGACAAGAGGTTTCAGCCCGTGCATGATCTCACCATTGGTGTGGAGTTCGGAGCTCGCATGGTCACCATCGACGGCCGTCCCATCAAGCTCCAGATTTGGGACACC GCTGGCCAAGAATCTTTCCGGTCCATAACCAGATCTTACTACAGAGGAGCAGCTGGAGCACTTCTGGTATATGACATAACCAG GAGAGAGACATTTAATCATCTAGCAAGCTGGCTAGAGGATGCTCGGCAGCATGCAAATCCCAACATGACAATCATGCTCATAGGGAACAAGAGCGATCTTTCTCATCGGAGGGCTGTTAGCAAAGAGGAAGGGGAACAATTTGCAAAGGAAAATGGGCTTTTATTCTTGGAGGCATCTGCAAGAACAGCTCAAAATGTTGAAGAG GCTTTCATAAAGACTGCTGCAAAAATTCTTCAGAATATTCAGGAAGGTGTATTCGATGTATCCAATGAG TCATCTGGCATCAAGGTTGGGTATGGCCGCCCCCAAGGTCCATCAGGGGCAAGAGATGGAACAATCACTCAGACGGGGGGATGTTGCAGTTAA
- the LOC122307964 gene encoding auxin-repressed 12.5 kDa protein-like gives MVLLEKLWDDVVAGPQPERGLGKLRKITPPKPLNIKEMEGEGSKYQRSMSMPESPGTPATPKTPVTARKDNVWRSVFHPGSNLATKGIGAELFDKPLPNSPTVYDWRKSRTMETSKDPEAPIFLDHGS, from the coding sequence ATGGTTCTACTGGAGAAGCTTTGGGACGATGTTGTGGCTGGACCTCAGCCTGAGCGTGGCCTCGGCAAGCTCAGGAAAATCACCCCACCAAAGCCCTTGAACATTAAAGAGATGGAAGGAGAGGGGAGCAAGTACCAGAGGTCGATGTCGATGCCGGAGAGCCCAGGGACCCCGGCGACGCCGAAAACACCAGTTACGGCTCGTAAGGACAACGTTTGGAGGAGCGTATTCCATCCGGGTAGCAACCTTGCCACCAAGGGCATCGGTGCCGAACTCTTTGACAAGCCACTGCCCAACTCTCCCACCGTCTATGACTGGAGAAAAAGTAGAACGATGGAAACCTCAAAAGACCCAGAGGCCCCTATCTTTCTCGATCACGGTTCTTGA
- the LOC122307965 gene encoding proteasome subunit beta type-7-B, giving the protein MSSLAVDIPPKGGFSFDLCRRNDMLAKKGVQPPSFLKTGTTIVGLIFQDGVILGADTRATEGPIVADKNCEKIHYMAPNIYCCGAGTAADTEAVTDMVSSQLQLHRYHTGRESRVVTALTLLKKHLFNYQGHVQAALVLGGVDVTGPHLHTIYPHGSTDTLPFATMGSGSLAAMAMFESKYKEGLTREEGVNLVVEAICSGIFNDLGSGSNVDVCVITKGHKEYLRNHLSPNPRTFVNPKGFSFPKKTEVLLTKITPLKEKVEVIEGGDAMEE; this is encoded by the exons ATGTCTAGCTTGGCAGTGGATATTCCTCCCAAGGGTGGATTTAGTTTTGATCTCTGCAGAAGAAATGATATGCTTGCTAAGAAGGGGGTTCAGCCACCATCTTTTCTGAAGACAGGAACTACAATTGTTGGTTTAATTTTCCAG GATGGTGTCATTCTTGGAGCCGATACAAGAGCCACTGAAGGGCCCATTGTTGCTGATAAGAACTGTGAAAAGATTCATTATATGGCACCTAACATATATTGTTGTGGAGCAGGAACTGCTGCTGATACAGAGGCGGTGACAG ATATGGTTAGCTCACAGCTGCAACTGCACCGGTACCATACTGGTCGAGAATCAAGGGTTGTCACAGCACTCACCCTTCTGAAGAAACACCTTTTCAA CTACCAAGGTCATGTGCAAGCTGCTTTAGTTCTTGGTGGAGTTGATGTTACTGGACCTCATCTGCATACT ATATATCCTCATGGATCAACTGACACTCTGCCATTTGCAACAATGGGATCTGGTTCACTTGCTGCTATGGCCATGTTTGAGTCCAAGTACAAAGAAGGCCTGACT AGGGAGGAAGGAGTAAATCTTGTTGTTGAAGCTATATGCTCTGGTATATTTAATGATCTGGGAAGTGGAAGCAATGTTGATGTTTGTGTGATAACCAAG GGCCACAAGGAGTACCTTAGAAACCATTTGTCGCCAAATCCACGTACCTTTGTCAATCCGAAAGGCTTTTCTTTTCCTAAGAAGACTG AAGTTCTCTTAACAAAGATTACTCCACTGAAGGAGAAGGTGGAAGTGATTGAAGGAGGAGATGCAATGGAAGAGTGA